The Candidatus Sulfotelmatobacter sp. region ACTGGCACGAGAAGATGCTGCGCGGAATCAAGGAACGGTTTCCGCAGATTCATCTGCATTGTTATTCGGCGTCGGAAATTATTGCCATTGCGGAATACAGCGCGCTCTCGATTCGCGATACGATTCTGCGGCTGCGCGATGCCGGCCTCGACTCGATTCCGGGCGGCGGCGCGGAAGTGCTCGACGATGAAGTCCGTTATAAAATTGCGCGGCTGAAGTGCCTGACCGACGACTGGCTCAACGTGCATCGCACGGCGCACCAGATCGGGATGCGCACGACTGCGACCATGATGTTTGGCGTGGGCGAGAATTACGAGAACCTGGTCAACCATTTTCAGCGGCTCTATGATTTGCAGGAAGAGACGGGCGGGTTCACCGCGTTTATCCCATGGAGCTTTCAGCCGCAGAATACGGCGCTGGGCGGCCGGCACTGGGACGAAGCGACGGCGGTCGATTACTTGAAAGTGCTGGCCATTTCGCGGATTTATCTTTCGAATTTTCTTAACGTGCAGTCGAGTTGGGTGACGCAGGGGCTGAAAGTCTGCCAGATGGGACTTCGCTTCGGCGGCAACGATGTGGGATCGGTGATGCTCGAAGAGAACGTAGTGCGCGCGGCGGGCGTGACGA contains the following coding sequences:
- the mqnC gene encoding cyclic dehypoxanthinyl futalosine synthase — protein: MSLTKQQALEMFESDDLIGIGMEADSVRRRLHPEGTVTYIIDRNINYTNFCTEYCTFCAFYRPLKGPAAREGYILEFDTIYEKIRETVELGGTGVLMQGGLHPDLKIDWHEKMLRGIKERFPQIHLHCYSASEIIAIAEYSALSIRDTILRLRDAGLDSIPGGGAEVLDDEVRYKIARLKCLTDDWLNVHRTAHQIGMRTTATMMFGVGENYENLVNHFQRLYDLQEETGGFTAFIPWSFQPQNTALGGRHWDEATAVDYLKVLAISRIYLSNFLNVQSSWVTQGLKVCQMGLRFGGNDVGSVMLEENVVRAAGVTNCTTEEELRRIIRDAGFRPAQRDTLYRQYFLN